One segment of Herbaspirillum hiltneri N3 DNA contains the following:
- a CDS encoding YagK/YfjJ domain-containing protein produces MDQENESRQLGMQQVCAAALEQEFNAVTSVDGKTYMVGDRTARLARLIQFVDLVLKSKSVAFIVTGQGMYERRAKEASKLAAFYKGFHVFYTLYSVDVEYSPDIALFFECVRNHPVRTCTFEKYNASITSELIEADVFNQFIEDMRTQAKAQGTNKKVNDWARNARKNQARLVEYLDAKFDQHSRLEVVRVDLLYREASLDKASYPAANGRLHNAAHQEQRHFLYGHELPKERETFARIDVNAAKADITRFLKEKHRELAFEYLVGYVIKMEWSRWSGYHFHCAFLFDGAHVQNGYWLAKQLGDYWAQVTDNRGFAHNCNQDQRSYRNWGIGRVEAHDVEKRASLYLALSYLTKRDQYVRVKPGEKHRVFQTGGLKPYNKNIGRPRSKGVSASEPWPAKVQSTRPRKASNVEVLNIPLMDVTNLAGTSAEASGTASQ; encoded by the coding sequence ATGGACCAAGAAAATGAATCTCGCCAGTTGGGCATGCAGCAGGTTTGTGCTGCGGCATTGGAACAGGAATTCAATGCTGTCACTTCAGTAGATGGTAAGACTTACATGGTCGGTGATCGGACGGCGCGTCTGGCTCGGCTGATCCAGTTTGTTGATTTGGTGTTGAAATCCAAGAGCGTGGCCTTCATTGTGACGGGTCAAGGCATGTATGAGCGGCGAGCGAAGGAGGCGTCTAAGCTCGCCGCCTTTTACAAGGGCTTCCATGTGTTCTACACCCTGTACTCCGTGGATGTCGAATATAGCCCAGACATCGCCTTGTTCTTCGAATGCGTACGTAATCACCCTGTGCGCACTTGCACGTTCGAAAAGTACAATGCTTCGATCACGAGTGAATTGATTGAAGCTGACGTGTTCAATCAGTTCATTGAGGACATGCGTACCCAAGCCAAAGCGCAGGGAACAAACAAGAAGGTCAATGATTGGGCGCGCAATGCTCGCAAAAATCAGGCTCGCTTAGTCGAATATTTAGACGCTAAATTCGACCAGCATTCTCGGTTGGAGGTCGTGCGTGTTGACTTGCTATATCGGGAAGCGAGCTTGGACAAGGCGAGTTATCCTGCTGCCAATGGGCGCTTGCATAATGCGGCTCACCAAGAGCAGCGGCATTTCTTGTATGGTCATGAGTTACCTAAAGAACGCGAGACCTTTGCCCGTATTGATGTTAATGCAGCAAAGGCCGACATCACGCGTTTCCTCAAGGAAAAGCACCGCGAATTGGCTTTTGAATACTTGGTGGGCTATGTCATTAAAATGGAATGGTCACGATGGAGTGGCTACCACTTTCATTGCGCATTTCTTTTCGATGGTGCGCATGTACAAAACGGTTATTGGCTTGCAAAGCAACTGGGCGATTATTGGGCGCAAGTCACGGACAATCGTGGCTTTGCGCATAATTGCAATCAGGATCAGCGCAGCTATCGGAACTGGGGCATTGGTCGTGTGGAGGCTCACGATGTCGAGAAACGTGCGTCGCTCTATCTCGCTTTATCCTATCTGACCAAACGTGATCAATACGTACGCGTCAAGCCAGGCGAAAAGCATCGTGTCTTCCAGACCGGCGGATTGAAGCCTTATAACAAGAACATCGGTCGCCCACGTAGCAAGGGTGTTTCGGCATCTGAACCTTGGCCTGCGAAAGTGCAGTCGACCAGACCGAGGAAGGCGTCGAATGTCGAAGTACTTAATATTCCGTTGATGGACGTGACTAACCTGGCAGGGACGAGTGCCGAAGCGTCAGGTACTGCAAGCCAGTAA
- a CDS encoding OmpA family protein → MELSTSFHNCHKKQIFRDMTNAPSVSDDVKQAKEIALTEESKAKTLATHIETARKLIPSLFISYGILLSFLYFGGALHFFPSGLNIGDTLFLVFITIGYVVFFWMIAASGMLLLTPLWVVKESFYKFAPAKSERLPIILLWYVIGGVVCVLATGGIALLVKDQDLNFFLLFGGVFIAITLLIAGARFHAKRKGIDSFTKSIHGPPIFETTGEVAFDVLGKSFVYFLGLIFSILAIGLGESSGLIFVLSAMCVAVLLSIAFGEFDKNTSSGKSTVMGPQMLLTLTVFGVATLLPIFWDGTQGEFKLTRSVFGWLGLSQPEASVRARGDSLKTIEETDYDSDRILDICRSSDGSATISGVDVLWHGMGTRSLLRLGLKGKPEVEVDSKEIAVLRNLTLTCHELSKRINFPSGKFEPEDVQQLVDLKNEFRATISKKSSNWELARITFFGFADPMVLESGNQRLSSQRAKKIYDAFKNDSKLNIKPDVVLELEPQGSRTVSAGRCPGITDMKMLSECYAADRRVSVKLYFKKVKNKT, encoded by the coding sequence TTGGAGTTATCAACTTCTTTTCATAACTGCCATAAAAAACAAATCTTCCGCGATATGACTAACGCCCCTTCTGTTTCTGACGACGTAAAACAAGCAAAAGAAATTGCGCTAACCGAAGAATCCAAAGCCAAAACGCTAGCAACACATATAGAAACAGCTCGAAAACTAATCCCCTCTCTGTTTATTTCATATGGAATCCTTTTATCGTTTCTTTATTTTGGCGGAGCATTACATTTCTTTCCCTCCGGATTAAACATTGGCGACACCTTATTTTTGGTCTTCATCACCATTGGATACGTTGTGTTCTTCTGGATGATTGCTGCGAGCGGAATGCTCCTGCTAACACCACTCTGGGTAGTGAAAGAAAGCTTTTACAAGTTTGCGCCAGCCAAATCAGAAAGACTTCCCATTATTCTCCTGTGGTACGTCATTGGAGGGGTCGTTTGCGTGCTAGCGACTGGCGGCATCGCGTTATTAGTTAAGGATCAGGACCTCAACTTTTTCTTGCTATTTGGTGGCGTTTTCATTGCTATCACGCTTCTTATCGCAGGGGCAAGATTCCATGCCAAGAGAAAAGGAATTGACTCCTTCACCAAGAGCATCCATGGGCCACCCATTTTTGAGACAACGGGAGAAGTTGCATTCGACGTCCTAGGAAAATCATTTGTATATTTTTTGGGACTCATTTTTTCGATTTTAGCAATCGGCCTTGGAGAATCATCAGGTCTTATTTTTGTTCTCAGCGCAATGTGTGTTGCGGTCTTACTGTCGATCGCATTCGGAGAATTCGATAAAAACACATCTTCGGGAAAATCCACAGTCATGGGCCCGCAGATGCTACTCACTCTCACTGTCTTTGGAGTCGCCACGTTGCTCCCTATTTTTTGGGATGGAACTCAGGGTGAGTTCAAACTTACAAGAAGTGTGTTTGGTTGGCTAGGCCTAAGCCAACCTGAAGCCTCCGTCCGAGCTAGAGGTGACTCATTAAAGACAATAGAGGAAACCGATTATGACTCAGACCGTATATTAGACATTTGTAGATCGTCAGATGGGAGCGCTACGATTTCCGGTGTAGACGTGCTTTGGCACGGCATGGGAACTCGCTCACTTCTCCGTTTGGGTCTGAAAGGAAAACCTGAGGTAGAAGTAGATTCGAAAGAGATCGCTGTGCTCAGAAATCTAACACTGACTTGCCATGAACTGTCTAAAAGAATCAATTTTCCATCCGGGAAATTCGAACCAGAAGATGTACAGCAGCTTGTTGACCTCAAAAATGAGTTCAGGGCGACGATCAGTAAGAAGTCCAGCAATTGGGAGCTAGCGCGAATTACATTTTTTGGATTTGCTGATCCGATGGTATTAGAAAGCGGAAACCAGCGACTCTCATCGCAAAGAGCTAAAAAAATTTATGATGCGTTTAAAAATGACTCGAAGCTGAATATCAAGCCGGATGTCGTTCTTGAACTCGAACCTCAAGGGTCTCGCACTGTGTCGGCTGGCCGTTGCCCGGGAATCACTGATATGAAAATGCTATCAGAATGCTACGCAGCGGATCGGCGAGTTTCCGTCAAGTTATACTTCAAAAAGGTCAAGAACAAAACATAA
- a CDS encoding ABC transporter substrate-binding protein gives MVVSPAFAAGGEIAVIVKTTNSNYWQNVQKGAAASAKDAKAYTMTFQGPASESAIADQVNMVENAVTRKVAGIVLAASDPDALIPALKKAWEAKIPVVLIDSMVSDAGKKYYQSFLSTDNEAAGEQSAKALISQVGKTGKIAIMSYVAGAGSEVGRVGGFKKYIEANSKLQIVGPYYSQSQMATALNQTTDVLAANPDLKGIFGANEPTAVGMGRAIVQAGKAGKIVAVGFDGNEDLKNFVKDGTLYATAVQGSYSMGSLGVKTVISLIEGKKVPAFVNTGVVIVTKANVDLPEAKNVLY, from the coding sequence ATGGTCGTGAGTCCGGCATTTGCCGCAGGCGGAGAAATCGCCGTGATCGTCAAAACGACGAATTCCAATTACTGGCAAAACGTCCAAAAAGGAGCGGCGGCGAGCGCCAAGGACGCCAAAGCCTACACGATGACATTCCAGGGCCCCGCATCGGAATCGGCCATTGCGGATCAGGTCAACATGGTTGAGAACGCCGTCACCCGCAAGGTTGCCGGCATCGTGCTGGCCGCTTCCGATCCGGATGCGCTGATTCCTGCATTGAAAAAGGCATGGGAAGCGAAGATTCCGGTGGTGCTGATCGATTCCATGGTCTCGGACGCCGGAAAGAAATATTACCAATCGTTCCTGTCAACAGACAATGAGGCAGCAGGAGAGCAAAGTGCCAAGGCGCTCATTTCCCAAGTCGGTAAAACCGGAAAAATCGCCATCATGTCTTACGTGGCCGGCGCCGGGTCTGAAGTGGGCCGGGTAGGCGGTTTCAAGAAATACATCGAGGCAAATTCCAAGCTGCAAATTGTCGGCCCTTACTATTCCCAATCCCAGATGGCGACCGCGCTGAATCAGACCACCGACGTATTGGCGGCGAATCCTGATCTGAAAGGAATCTTCGGCGCCAATGAGCCGACGGCCGTGGGAATGGGCCGTGCCATCGTGCAAGCCGGCAAAGCGGGCAAGATCGTCGCGGTTGGTTTCGACGGCAATGAAGACCTGAAGAACTTCGTCAAGGACGGAACGCTGTACGCAACTGCGGTCCAGGGCTCTTATTCGATGGGTTCCCTGGGCGTCAAAACAGTGATCAGCCTGATCGAGGGAAAGAAAGTCCCGGCCTTCGTCAACACCGGCGTGGTCATTGTCACGAAGGCAAACGTCGACCTTCCTGAAGCCAAGAACGTGCTGTATTGA
- a CDS encoding ABC transporter permease — protein sequence MNEKHKDLIQKFAALGSLSLLVLVFSLTSDAFFSVSNGMSVALQVTSIAYLGIAATCVIITGGIDLSAGSVLALSGVVAALLVKSGVPVVIGMFGGIAVGAICGGINGLCITHLKLPPFIATLGMMLIARGLALQITGARAISGLGESFGELGNGVLFRIEHDNGGTFPDVLFPGIPYPVVLMFVIAIAISVMLSRTTFGRHIYAVGSNSEAARLSGVKVSSVTLWTYVIAGALAGLTGCVLMSRLVTAQPNEGVMYELDAIASAVIGGTSLIGGIGSISGTLIGSFVIGILRNGLNMNGVSSFIQQIIIGLVILLTVWIDQKRNRR from the coding sequence ATGAATGAAAAACACAAAGATCTGATACAAAAATTTGCGGCGTTGGGCAGCTTGTCCCTGCTGGTGCTGGTTTTCTCGCTCACCAGCGACGCTTTTTTCTCTGTCAGCAACGGCATGAGCGTTGCGCTGCAAGTTACCTCGATCGCTTATCTCGGCATCGCTGCGACCTGCGTCATCATCACCGGGGGTATCGACCTGAGCGCAGGTTCGGTGTTGGCGCTGTCCGGGGTTGTCGCCGCATTGCTGGTGAAATCCGGCGTCCCGGTCGTCATCGGCATGTTCGGCGGCATCGCCGTCGGCGCGATATGCGGGGGCATCAATGGATTGTGTATCACCCATCTTAAATTACCGCCTTTTATCGCCACGCTGGGCATGATGCTGATCGCGCGCGGTCTGGCGCTGCAGATTACCGGCGCGCGCGCGATATCAGGGCTTGGCGAGTCCTTCGGCGAACTTGGAAACGGCGTGTTGTTTCGGATTGAACATGACAACGGCGGGACTTTTCCGGATGTGCTCTTCCCGGGCATTCCTTATCCGGTGGTGTTGATGTTCGTGATCGCCATCGCGATTTCCGTCATGTTGAGCCGCACCACTTTCGGACGGCATATCTATGCAGTCGGCTCCAACTCGGAGGCTGCGCGCTTGTCGGGCGTCAAAGTAAGCAGTGTGACGCTGTGGACCTATGTCATTGCCGGGGCATTGGCGGGTCTGACCGGATGCGTTCTGATGTCCCGTCTCGTCACCGCCCAGCCAAACGAAGGCGTCATGTATGAACTCGACGCCATCGCCAGTGCCGTGATCGGCGGCACCTCGCTGATTGGCGGCATCGGCAGCATTTCAGGCACGTTAATCGGTTCCTTTGTCATCGGCATTCTGCGCAACGGACTGAACATGAACGGCGTATCAAGTTTTATTCAGCAAATAATTATCGGATTGGTCATCCTCCTCACGGTCTGGATCGATCAAAAACGCAATCGCCGGTAA